GTGAGGGAATCCCAGACACTCCGACTGTTTCCTGTGATCGTCGAGGGCCGCTTTCAACGCCTCAGCATCCCGATGGTGCCCCTCCCTCCCTGAAACACTCACACGCGTTTATATCGATGTCTTTAGGCAGAAACTTAACCCTataaaacctgagcacattgacttgatttcttttggaacCATGAAAAGGAAGCAATGgacaacttcacaagaaattacccaaaatttaacaagaaattagtggatcgttacatgagaacaaaaacaggaataaaataaaaataaataaatataaataacaattataaaaatatacatttttctgcaacctaaatttaaataaaaaatcataagaATTGTAAAAAAGGTTACCCGATTATTTGATGGTTTTCTAATGATTCTGCCCCTCCCccccttatttttttaaaagttggctttcagattattttctggtcaccttttcactaatttcttgtgatttCTAAGACAGTTCATGTCAATTTGTTCATTGTctcttgtcatatttttgaaagaaatcaaaccaataaaaTCACTCATGATGTAAAGGTTTAAGAAGCGTGAAAGACGTGTGAACgcagattttttaaacaattaaatgatAATTGTCAGTAAAGTGTacgttttgtgtgtgtgtgtgtgtgtgtgtgtgtgtgtgtgtgtttactgtagcTCAGCAGGGTTTTGCCCTTGGTGTTAAGGTAGACCATCACCAGACAGTCGGCGCAGCTCATATAGATATCCACATCATCAAATTCGGTGTCCGGACTGAAAACACCGGCCTTCTCCATCgctaacatacacacacacacacacacacacacaaacaacacgtTACTaataatacaacaacaacaacaacaacaacaacaacaacaacaacgaaacacaaaaatagcatCAAGACGAAGAGgaagaataacaaaaagaatGAACACTGCAGCGTCAGTCATAAACGCTTCTATGatagtatatatgtgtgtg
Above is a window of Plectropomus leopardus isolate mb unplaced genomic scaffold, YSFRI_Pleo_2.0 unplaced_scaffold27823, whole genome shotgun sequence DNA encoding:
- the LOC121937908 gene encoding saxitoxin and tetrodotoxin-binding protein 1-like, whose product is MTLHKSHNHTLHTTGGTMEKAGVFSPDTEFDDVDIYMSCADCLVMVYLNTKGKTLLSYRREGHHRDAEALKAALDDHRKQSECLGFPHDEAFSYDGAADFCHRKSSPEEEVEATAKEQAAPTAKVEES